A stretch of DNA from Endozoicomonas sp. 8E:
TTGCCCATTGCACACATTCTGGAATTAATCAGAATCTGGGCCATGGCATCTTTGGCAGCCTTAGAGGGCTCTTTTTTCCAGGCATCATGAACAGCGTGAATAAAGTCCAGTGGATGATAACAGGAGATAAATTGCAGAGCGTCAGCTACGCTCTCAATCAGATCCTCTTCACGAATTAGTGACATTGCGCTCCCCAACTCCCATGTTCGGTCCAGAAACCTGTCGGACTTAAAGCACAGTTCCAACAGACCCCGGATTTGCAAGCTTCAAACTATTGCGATCTCTGAAGAACAGCCTTCAGGACCCTGGCCGGTTCCCCGGCTCTGTTGTTCGGTTCTGATCTGAACAGAAACGTCTGTCATACAGATCAGAATATCAACGAAGACCCCTTCGAAACACGACAGTTTCATCGGTTTCCCATGAGCTTCCCCTCCTCATTTGCCCGGCCAGTATATCAATGCTTTGCATCAGAAAACATGGATTGAAAACAGGATCTATCACTTTTTATCACGGATTGCCGAAACAAAACGACAGACAATACCTGATAACACGGGTCAGAGCAGAATAATGCTCTCGGTTAATACGCAAAAAAGTAAAAAACAGAACAGCATTGCAAAGCAGGTTTTTCTTCAGAAGAGGGCAGGCTGGAAAAAGACGACAAGTGCAATAGGCTGATATATTGGAAGTGAGTCAGTTACCGGTTACTAAAAATCAGTTAATGAAGTAACCTATAAACCCCAGCCCTGATGCTTTTAGTCAGAGTCAGCATTTCAGTAGCTCACTTACCTGAGAATACAGATCGATATTGAATGACAACATACTCACCATCTGGCATCTTCGCTAAGAAAGTCATAGGCTTTGTCAGCGATAAACTGCGCGATTGAAGACTACCGCCTGGTTCAGCAGAGCCACATAAGGGGTATGGGGTGAAGAGGGTATTCCCACGCAATAGCTTTAAGAAATATGGGAAAATTAGGACAAGCATTAAATATTTTAAACTCATGCCTGGTAAAAATAGTTTTTTTTAACCCAACAAACCTCAGAAATTTGCGAATTTACTATGAACTTTCATTTGTCACTCTTTGATGGGAAACCATAATGATGCGGTTCATTATTATTATTTGTTTTTTACAAACAGAGAAGAGAAAGAAATACATCACTCGATCTATAAATTATGCAGTAAATTCAGCAGTCATAGCTACGGTTTGTAACTCTACAGATGAAAAAGCATACAGCTTACTTTCATATTACTGGAATAATTTGAAACATAAAATAAATTCTAAAAACATTGAAAAAATGCGTACTTATGGATTCAACTGGACAAGTAACGATCTAATCTGATACCCGTTCCTTGAAGCTGCACTTGACCAGTGTTTTTAATAAGAGGCCTCCAGACTGAAAGCTTCACTGTTTTGGAGGACGAGGTTGTTGCTAATGTGTGAAGAATTTTTCGTTTACGCTATAGGGGTTTTAACCTGCCAGGCGACAGCCTATGTTGTTTTGTTAAAGCTTTTGCAATAGCCTCTAAAGTATGGGACTGAGACAATAGTTACGAATACATAGCTGCCTGCGGTAACACAGGCAACCCCGGACTTGATAAGAAGTTGAAGTTAAGGTCTCGATTCTATGAAAATATCTACTAATGAGCCCTTGGAATCAGATTCATCGATTACCTGTAAATTTATTTTTGGAGTCAACGGTATGGTTTTGGCGTCTGATGGTGGTGAGGAATTTATTATCTGCCTGACACCATAAATTTGTGGGCCCTCAACCTCTCCCATAATCCTTTGAATTGCCCGCCTCTCTATTATCTCCCAGACTTCCCGGAGGCTTTTATCCGGTACTGCCTTGACTGGAGAACTGGCTTGAGACAGTTTGCGAGATATATTAATTGTAAATTTTGAGTTTCTGGATGAAAGAGAGTCTATATTGACTGTGCCTTCTGTAGTGTTGGTGCTGACAAGCATTGTTACTGGAACACTAACCGTATTCTTTCTCTTCCTGTTTTTCTTTGCTCTTGATGTATGTGGGACTTCGATGCCCAGATTAATATGCCCTGTGAGACGAAATTGGTAGTGATCCTGCTCATTCGTAGCGTAGCTTTCAGAGGCAGCAGCTGCATTAGAGGGCCCTTCTTCAGGTGGCGGTCGTGGGGAGGTCTCAGCCAATATGTTTGCAGAAGGCGCTTTTCTTTTCCGCTTTGATCGCGAGGTTTCCTTGTTGGTGCTTCTGTCGGAAGCTCCTTGTTCTCCTGGTGCTGGTTCATTTTCAATGCTGGATGAAGAAGCAGTGCTTCCGCAAGTAGTCACTATTGGATCTTGAAGTATTGGATCAATCACATATAACTGATTCTGTCTTTCAATTTCAATAGGCCCCATCGGGAGAGCGATTGCGAAACCAGATTGTTGGCCAGCCCCAGTTGCCATTTGAATTAAATTCTCGTGCGTAAGCATTTGAAGAGTATCATGAGTCATTACCCCTTCCTCTAAAGAAGGAGAGAACAAGCGATCTGGAGTTGAGGAGTAAGAAGGCGGCCAGAGCTCTGCAACAAAAGATGGGTTTTGACTGTAAAAAGACTCAGGAAAGATAATTGCAGCACTTGGTTGTGGTGGCTGTTGATTAAGTGAGGGACCAAGAGTGTGTGAAATAATAAGGTGGCAATTATCCCCTTGCCGATGTGCAACGACAATTTCGTCATATATTTCATTAATAACAACGCTATATTCGGTGGCGCTATCAACTGAGTCATCATCTGCACAAGCATTGATTACTGTAAACCCAAGCACAAGTGTAAATAATATTCTTGCAAAAAGACTAGAGAAAAGCATCGTTTATTACCTGATTTACTACCAGACAGAAACATTCTGGCTCATCCATGATGACCAATTGGCCACTTATAATAGCACATAACCTCAGGTTCAAGTGCTGCGCATCAGCGCATTCCTTTGGAAAAATTTGTTAGTTTACGGGATTATGACTATATTCAGGTGCTTTCCTTGTTGTACTTTGTAGCCACAAAATACTAAAAGTATTTTTAAACGAGTAAGATCATGTTTTATATGCTGTATCTTTTACTATTTTATATATTTTCTTTCTGTACCTTGACTTGGGCGACCGTAGAAATCATTGGGCCAAACACTTTCACCTATGCGGATAGTACAGGCAGTACAAAAACTCGACAAATTCTTGGCCACACCAGGCCTGAGAATGTTGATCAATATTTACAACTGGCTACTTCCATGTCTGAAACCACCCTGAGAGTTGATAAAAATCTCAAAGAGAGAATTATAAGTAAAGTTTACGTTA
This window harbors:
- a CDS encoding DUF4019 domain-containing protein — its product is MSLKYLMLVLIFPYFLKLLRGNTLFTPYPLCGSAEPGGSLQSRSLSLTKPMTFLAKMPDGEYVVIQYRSVFSGK